The nucleotide window TGGCCTTCGTCGGCTCGGTGATCTCCGAGACGGTGGCCGCGAATGCCGGCATCGGCCACATGATGCTGGCGGCACAGTCGCAGTTCAACGTGCCGCTGGTCTGGGCCGGCCTCGTGGCGCTCGCCGTGCTCGGCATCGTCATGTATGCGGCGATGGCCTGGCTGGAGATGCGCATGACCGGCTGGGCGCACCGTTCGGGCCGGAACTGAACTGACCGCCTCGCGTGCAACACTCCGGCGGAACCTGCCGCCGGAGTGGCGGCAGGGTGTAGGCAAGCGGCGTGCGAGCCTGTAACACGGTCGGCGCATCCAGCCGGCCGGAGACCTGCATGTCGTTCCTCTATGTCCTGAAGCGCCGCATCCAGCGGAACCTGCCCAAGCCGCTCCAGCGCAAGCTCCAGGAGGCGATCTATTTCGCGCTCTACCGGCTGTCGCCGGCCCGCCACCAGAACTTCTTCAACAGCGGTTTCTCGCCGGCTGAGGCGCCCTGGACGGAGCTGGCGCCCTTCGACCGCGAGCCGCTGCAGGCAACGCTCTACGACAAGGTGCTGTGGGAGTTGACCCGGGACGCGGGCCGCAGCGGCGCCGAATGGGCCGACATCCTCGACATCGGCTGTGGCCTCGGCGGCGGCGTGCAGGTCGCCCATCACCGCTTTCCGCAGGCGCGGATCACCGGCGTCGACGTCAATTCCAGCGCCGTCAGCGTCTGCCGCAAGCGGATGCAGCCGTTCCCCGGCATCCGCATCCTGCAGGGCAATGCCCGCGACCTGCCGCTGGCCAACGGCTCCTTCGACATGATCTTCAGCGTCGGCGCGGCGAGCTATGTCGGCATGGATGCCTTCATGAAGGAGGCCGCGCGTGTGCTGCGTCCGGGCGGCGTGCTGAGCTTCTCGGTCGGCTACACGGACAAGGAGTTCGCCGACCAGCGCAAGATCGTCGACGAGCTCTGCGAGAAGAACGGGCTCGACGTGCACAAGGTGGTCGACATCACCGAGAACGTCTTTGCCGCCATCGCCGAGGACGTGCCGCGCCGCCGCGAGCTGATCAACCGGGTGCCCTGGCCGTTCCGCGACTACGCGCTGGACTGGGCCGACATGCCCGGCACCATGCGCTATCAGGAATATGTCGACGGCCGCCGCCTCGACTATGCGGTCTGCTGCGTCAAGCGCTGAGGGGCGAGGGAATGGCGCCTCAGCGCCGCTGGGCGGCCTGCGGCACGCCGGCCGAGGCGGGCGGTGCGGTGCGGGGGCTGGCGAACTCGGTGTCGATGACGTCGCGCAGCTCGCGGTAGAGCAGGGCGTCGAATTCCAGATATTCCTGCACCTTGTCGATGCCCTGAAGCCGCTCGGCCAGCTCCATCGTGCCCGGCAGGGCGTAAGATTCGT belongs to Stappia indica and includes:
- a CDS encoding class I SAM-dependent methyltransferase, which produces MSFLYVLKRRIQRNLPKPLQRKLQEAIYFALYRLSPARHQNFFNSGFSPAEAPWTELAPFDREPLQATLYDKVLWELTRDAGRSGAEWADILDIGCGLGGGVQVAHHRFPQARITGVDVNSSAVSVCRKRMQPFPGIRILQGNARDLPLANGSFDMIFSVGAASYVGMDAFMKEAARVLRPGGVLSFSVGYTDKEFADQRKIVDELCEKNGLDVHKVVDITENVFAAIAEDVPRRRELINRVPWPFRDYALDWADMPGTMRYQEYVDGRRLDYAVCCVKR